From the Octopus sinensis linkage group LG28, ASM634580v1, whole genome shotgun sequence genome, one window contains:
- the LOC115225846 gene encoding ORM1-like protein 2, whose amino-acid sequence MNVGTAHSDGNPTHFYLNSKGIWLTYIIMISLVHFMLLSVPFFSVPIAWTLTNVVHDVLMFMILHVTKGTPWEPADQGKARMQTQWEQIDYGQQFTATKKFLTTVPILLFFLASFYTKYDTYHFLINAFVLALNLIPKLPQFHGVRLFGINKY is encoded by the exons ATGAATGTGGGCACAGCCCATAGTGATGGGAACCCAACCCATTTCTACCTGAACAGTAAAGGAATCTGGCTCACTTATATAATTATGATCTCTCTGGTCCACTTCATGCTGTTAAGTGTTCCCTTTTTCTCAGTGCCCATAGCCTGGACACTCACCAATGTCGTCCATGATGTC CTGATGTTTATGATATTACATGTGACGAAAGGTACTCCATGGGAACCTGCTGACCAAGGTAAGGCCCGAATGCAAACACAATGGGAGCAAATCGACTATGGTCAACAGTTCACTGCTACGAAAAAGTTTCTAACCACTGTCCCTATTCTTTT ATTTTTCCTGGCCAGTTTTTATACAAAATACGACACTTACCACTTTCTTATCAATGCATTTGTTCTTGCACTGAACCTTATTCCAAAATTACCCCAGTTCCATGGTGTACGGTTGTTTGGCATCAACAagtactga
- the LOC115225818 gene encoding transmembrane protein 69-like: MLASSNGHAWKFMLPLLTTCRYHHCLVLPKALSRIGQPSITDKCLVRIKTFFNPLSENFRKTSTSASNCSLLKSSSGPLSSQLSPAYMSSPVPFWKSLECRHASSSSTKEEDKFKIIMATSTLKELRHAPTPALVLGISGLIPFVSFPFYMFMTDTYMPEMALAQATYGAVILSFLGGVRWGTTIAYNSIIKPDWNNLVQAVVPSLLGWSAIQLSCPVSTMILAGGFACLAYYDMTFTPYLPWFRALRLLLSGIAVLALCSELLCYLILLSNAEKERRENQTC; this comes from the coding sequence ATGTTGGCTTCCAGCAATGGTCATGCTTGGAAATTTATGCTTCCTTTGTTAACCACatgtcgttatcatcattgtttggTGTTACCCAAAGCTTTGTCCAGAATTGGCCAGCCTTCCATCACTGACAAATGCCTTGTCAGAATTAAAACTTTCTTTAATCCACTgtcagaaaattttagaaaaacttcTACCTCTGCTTCCAACTGTAGTCTGTTAAAATCTTCCTCAGGACCTTTATCTTCACAGCTGTCTCCTGCGTATATGTCATCACCTGTTCCGTTCTGGAAATCCCTTGAATGTCGACATGCATCCTCTAGTTctacaaaagaagaagacaaattTAAGATTATAATGGCAACATCTACATTAAAAGAACTCAGACATGCTCCTACACCTGCTTTAGTTCTCGGAATCTCAGGACTTATACCTTTTGTGTCGTTCCCATTTTATATGTTCATGACCGACACTTACATGCCAGAAATGGCTTTGGCTCAAGCTACTTACGGTGCTGTGATTTTGTCATTTCTTGGAGGTGTCAGGTGGGGCACTACTATTGCATATAACAGCATCATCAAACCAGATTGGAATAACTTAGTCCAGGCTGTGGTGCCTTCCCTACTTGGTTGGTCAGCAATTCAGCTATCTTGCCCTGTTTCAACAATGATACTGGCTGGCGGCTTTGCTTGCCTCGCCTACTATGACATGACTTTCACACCATATCTACCTTGGTTCAGAGCCTTGCGGTTGCTTCTCAGTGGCATTGCTGTGTTGGCCCTGTGCAGTGAGCTACTCTGTTACTTGATTCTGCTTTCAAATGCTGAAAAAGAAAGACGAGAAAACCAAACTTGCTAA